The nucleotide sequence GAGGTAACtttcagctttataaattggcgaagagtAGTCGTAGATGGATTTACCATAATCTTCGCCATCGCCGTACTTTGCTCGCAAAGCTGCCATCGCGTGTTCGCAcgatattttcaccaagtcaaatttttGACAAGAACAGCTCATCTCCAAGCCGTTGTCGAACATCGTATACTCGTCGAGAACCCCATTTTAATTACccacatacaaggaatcgctcGCACTCTTATTATCCTTTAGGATCCTTTTCGCAGAAGGCACAAATATATTCTCTTTACCACCGACAAATGCATgccgctccctaaacttttcaccaatttttttagcaattgaattgaatatgtacaaaatggggtactcccgttcatccatcaaaatcgagTTGAGCGACTCGGCGATGTTTATGGTTATCAAGCCGTACCTATTGTCCAAAAAGTGTGCTCTACTCTATTTTTtaaaaccaagcacattttcaaggacatgagcTGCCTCGAGGCATTTACTCTTCAATTCTACAAAATTATCTctaaactcatcaaaggaataagcTTTTGCTGCggcgtagaatagataaag is from Capsicum annuum cultivar UCD-10X-F1 unplaced genomic scaffold, UCD10Xv1.1 ctg43526, whole genome shotgun sequence and encodes:
- the LOC124892054 gene encoding uncharacterized protein LOC124892054; the encoded protein is MFDNGLEMSCSCQKFDLVKISCEHAMAALRAKYGDGEDYGKSIYDYSSPIYKAESYLLVYSEAINMVPPEAEWTVPQESVDIKISPPLYDPKLERKKVKRTKGVGDTFKSKRRN